The Thermoanaerobacterium thermosaccharolyticum DSM 571 region ACATCGTTTTTAAAAACATTACCAGTAAATATATCCACTTCTATTTCCTCATCAATACCTAGTGCCCTAGTTATTATATTTTTTTGTGGATGAATTCTTGCTTCTTCCTGCGTTATTCTACCTAATTTTACTAGCTCTTCCACATATGAGTGATCTTCTGTAATCTGGATAAGATTGCCATCTCTAATGAGGTATGCTCTGCTATCCCCAATATGACCAATAAAGTAGTTTTTATTTTCTATTAAAAGAAGAGTTAATGTTGTACCCATTCCTGTCAAATCCAAATCAGAAAACGACTTGTTAAAAACAAAAGAATTTGCTGTCGTTATCGCATCTTTTATAAATTTTTTTATCGACTCATCATCTTTATTACAATTATCATAATTGTCAAAAAAATACTTAGTTACTGTCTCTACCGCATATTTACTTGCAACCTCGCCACCGTTGCATCCACCCATACCATCGGCAACTATAAAAAGGTTTAGATTCTTACCATCAGAAATATAGTACGAATCCTCATTATTTTCTCTAACATTGCCTGTATCTGTCAAAGCATATACTAACATTTGTATTATTTCACCCTTCCAGCTAAATATTTCCTTCTTAATTGCCCACAAGCAGCGTTAATATCACTGCCTAGCTCACGCCTAACCGTACACGTAATGCCATTTTTTTCAAGAGTATTTTTGAAAGCTATTATCTTTTCATTGTCAGCTTTCTTATAGCCAATTTCATCAACATAATTAATTGGTATCAAATTAACATGGCACAGAAGACCCCTTAAGAGCTTGGATAATTTTACACTCATCTCATAGTTATCATTTACGTCTTTTATTAGCGAATATTCAAAAGTCACTCTTCTATGAGTCTTATCAATATAATACTTGCATGCTTTTATCAAATCTTTTATAGGATATACCTTATTTATTGGCATCAGCTGTGTCCTTAAATCATCCGTAGGTGCATGTAATGATATAGACAAATTAACACCTAAACCTTCATTTGCAAAATCATAAATTTTCGGAACAATTCCGCATGTAGAAATAGTAATATGTCGTATGCCTACACCCATGCCAAAGGGATTATTGACAATTTTTATAAATTTCATAACTTCCTCATAATTGTCAAAGGGCTCTCCACTGCCCATCAATACTATATTTGATATTTTACCATAATCATTATCCATTATAAGAACTTCATCTACCATCTCTGATGCTTTCAGATTTCTAACTTTTCCTCCAATTCCTGATGCGCAAAATGAGCATTTCATATTACATCCAACCTGAGTAGATATACAGGAAGTATTGCCATAACTATACTTAATAGCCACACCTTCAACTATATTTTCATCATCAAGTAAGAAAAGATACTTTGCTGTCTCGTCTGCATCTGATACTAATTTTTGCGCAATTTTTAAACTAGATATATATGCTATACTATTTAATTTTTTTCTCAGCTCTATTTTTAAATCTGTCATTTCTTCAAAATTTGTGACTCCTCTATAGATCCATTGAAAAACCTGCTTTGCCCTGTACTTTGTCTCTCCAATATCAACAAAAAATTTTTCAAGTTCATCAATTGTCATATTCTTTAAATCAACCAATTAAAACGCCTCCAAATTTTCATACAGATATTATATCATAAAAAATTAGATATTTCTCTGCAATTTGCATATAAAAAAACCATCTGTATTGTTCAAGTTTGGCAAAAGCTGAATACATCCTTTATCATCCACAAAATGCACTAAATTTTGCGGCAAAAATGGTCTTATATCAGCAATTTTAAACTCTTTATTTTCATTTAAAAACTTATCAACTATATTTATATTTTCTTCTTTGCCTATAGTACATGTACTATATAAGATATATCCACCTTTTTTTACGTATTTAGAGCTGGAAGAAAGTATGCGATACTGTATGTTATTTAGTTCATCAAAATCTTTCTTCGTATAATTTTTTAATTTTATATCCGGTTTCTTTCTTATGATCCCTATTCCGCTACATGGAACATCAGCAAGAACTTTATCAGCTTTATCTATATATTCACTATTTACCTTTGTTGAATCAAAAACAAATGCATCTACATTATCAACGCCCAATCTCCTGCAATTCCTTTTTATTAAATCTATCTTATGTTCATAAACATCAAATGCTACTATTTTACCTTTATTATTCATCAATTGAGACAGGTGAGTAGTTTTTCCTCCTGGTGCACTACAAACATCTATTACCATATCGCCAGGCTTTGGAGATAAAACCTTTGAAATAATCATCGCTCCTTCATCTTGAACCTGTATTAAGCCATCTTTATATATTTCATCATTGGTAATATTCTTTAAGTCTATATAGTAGGCATCATTATTGTACATTCCTTTTTTATATTTAAGCCCTCTGTCATTTAGTTTTTTTTCAAAATTTTTTCCATCAATTTTTAAAGTATTAAGCCTGATTGATATTTCAGGTTTGCCATTGAGCGATTCTAATATACTCTCTGTAGCATCTCTATCGTAATTATTCAATAGTCTTTTAACAATCCATTCAGGAAATGAATATTTAAAAGACAAATATTCAATTAAGTTTTCATTAGGCTGTAAAAACTTAATCTTCATAGAATTACGCAAATAACTTCGCAATACTGCATTGACAAACTTAGAAGCATACTTTCCTACATGCTCTTTCGTAAGGTTTACTGATTCATTTATTGCTGCATAATCAGGTACCTTATCCATATACATCAGTTGAAATAAACCCATTTCAAGTATAATAAGAACTTTATTGTCAATTTTTTTAATATCTTTAGTTGAGCAATAATCGATAATACGATCCAACGTATACTTTCTTTCTATCGTTCCAAAAACTATTTCTTTAATAAAACTTTTTTCTACGTCTTCTATTCC contains the following coding sequences:
- a CDS encoding Stp1/IreP family PP2C-type Ser/Thr phosphatase; translation: MLVYALTDTGNVRENNEDSYYISDGKNLNLFIVADGMGGCNGGEVASKYAVETVTKYFFDNYDNCNKDDESIKKFIKDAITTANSFVFNKSFSDLDLTGMGTTLTLLLIENKNYFIGHIGDSRAYLIRDGNLIQITEDHSYVEELVKLGRITQEEARIHPQKNIITRALGIDEEIEVDIFTGNVFKNDVYLLCTDGLTNMLTDDLILKEFKNSENINEACDNLIKLAKQNGGYDNITIVAVKEV
- the rlmN gene encoding 23S rRNA (adenine(2503)-C(2))-methyltransferase RlmN; amino-acid sequence: MVDLKNMTIDELEKFFVDIGETKYRAKQVFQWIYRGVTNFEEMTDLKIELRKKLNSIAYISSLKIAQKLVSDADETAKYLFLLDDENIVEGVAIKYSYGNTSCISTQVGCNMKCSFCASGIGGKVRNLKASEMVDEVLIMDNDYGKISNIVLMGSGEPFDNYEEVMKFIKIVNNPFGMGVGIRHITISTCGIVPKIYDFANEGLGVNLSISLHAPTDDLRTQLMPINKVYPIKDLIKACKYYIDKTHRRVTFEYSLIKDVNDNYEMSVKLSKLLRGLLCHVNLIPINYVDEIGYKKADNEKIIAFKNTLEKNGITCTVRRELGSDINAACGQLRRKYLAGRVK
- the rsmB gene encoding 16S rRNA (cytosine(967)-C(5))-methyltransferase RsmB, giving the protein MNQRNIAFKILYEILVKKGYSNIVLNKYLNNDGIEDVEKSFIKEIVFGTIERKYTLDRIIDYCSTKDIKKIDNKVLIILEMGLFQLMYMDKVPDYAAINESVNLTKEHVGKYASKFVNAVLRSYLRNSMKIKFLQPNENLIEYLSFKYSFPEWIVKRLLNNYDRDATESILESLNGKPEISIRLNTLKIDGKNFEKKLNDRGLKYKKGMYNNDAYYIDLKNITNDEIYKDGLIQVQDEGAMIISKVLSPKPGDMVIDVCSAPGGKTTHLSQLMNNKGKIVAFDVYEHKIDLIKRNCRRLGVDNVDAFVFDSTKVNSEYIDKADKVLADVPCSGIGIIRKKPDIKLKNYTKKDFDELNNIQYRILSSSSKYVKKGGYILYSTCTIGKEENINIVDKFLNENKEFKIADIRPFLPQNLVHFVDDKGCIQLLPNLNNTDGFFICKLQRNI